From a single Micromonospora sp. WMMD1102 genomic region:
- a CDS encoding histidine kinase codes for MPQHGIGIGATDAVPDGSAGSPGRAAWWGPSAGRAPRRSFRSGLRLGTGVLLGAATALVDLGYLAGAVPGYAALAGSPRSRRRLAELARRLAEYDRRRVERYFGDSPAGTVSDARAVGYLAARAPVGVLGGIVLLMMLYGAVVVGAVIVGWLVGRPVDDIEATPVIVVYFGVLAVVLLFLAVQGVVGVAALDRRLARRFLGPSGRELLERRITELSASRAGVLAAVDAERRRIERDLHDGVQQRLVALGMLVGRARRTSDPAKATELLRQAHEESARVLDDLREVAWRVYPTALDNLGLADALARVAEHAGLPVRVDCRLVGRPARAVETAAYFVVSEAVTNAAKHARAGQVDVGVVVRDGRLVVTVVDDGVGGADPAGAGLSGLARRVAALDGRLRVTSPAGGPTTIEAELPCG; via the coding sequence GTGCCGCAGCACGGAATCGGGATCGGGGCGACGGACGCGGTGCCGGACGGGTCGGCCGGCTCCCCGGGCCGCGCCGCGTGGTGGGGCCCGTCGGCCGGCCGCGCACCCCGGCGCTCGTTCCGGTCCGGCCTGCGACTCGGCACCGGGGTACTGCTCGGCGCCGCCACCGCGCTTGTCGACCTCGGCTACCTCGCCGGCGCGGTACCCGGCTACGCCGCCCTCGCCGGATCCCCCCGGTCCCGCCGCCGGCTGGCCGAGCTCGCCCGCCGGCTCGCCGAGTACGACCGACGGCGGGTCGAGCGGTATTTCGGGGACAGTCCGGCCGGCACGGTCAGCGACGCCCGTGCGGTGGGCTATCTCGCCGCCCGTGCGCCGGTGGGCGTACTCGGCGGGATCGTGTTGCTGATGATGCTGTACGGCGCGGTGGTGGTCGGTGCCGTGATCGTCGGCTGGCTGGTCGGCCGTCCGGTCGACGACATCGAGGCCACGCCGGTGATCGTGGTGTACTTCGGGGTGTTGGCCGTGGTGCTGCTCTTCCTGGCCGTGCAGGGCGTCGTCGGCGTCGCGGCGCTGGACCGGCGGCTGGCCCGGCGGTTCCTCGGGCCGAGCGGCCGGGAGCTGCTGGAGCGCCGGATCACCGAGCTTTCCGCCAGCCGGGCCGGGGTGCTGGCGGCGGTCGACGCGGAGCGGCGCCGGATCGAGCGGGACCTGCACGACGGCGTACAGCAGCGGCTGGTCGCGCTCGGCATGCTGGTCGGTCGGGCCCGCCGGACCAGCGACCCGGCGAAGGCGACCGAACTGTTGCGCCAGGCGCACGAGGAGTCCGCCCGGGTCCTCGACGACCTTCGCGAGGTCGCCTGGCGGGTCTATCCGACCGCGCTGGACAATCTGGGGCTGGCCGACGCGCTGGCCCGGGTCGCCGAGCACGCCGGGCTGCCGGTCCGGGTCGACTGCCGGCTGGTCGGCCGGCCGGCGCGGGCGGTCGAGACGGCCGCGTACTTCGTGGTCTCGGAGGCGGTGACGAATGCCGCCAAGCACGCCCGGGCCGGCCAGGTCGACGTCGGGGTCGTGGTCCGGGACGGGCGGCTGGTGGTGACGGTGGTCGACGACGGGGTCGGCGGGGCGGACCCGGCCGGCGCCGGCCTGTCCGGGCTGGCCCGCCGGGTCGCCGCGCTGGACGGCCGCCTCCGGGTGACCAGCCCGGCCGGCGGCCCCACGACGATCGAGGCGGAGCTGCCGTGCGGGTGA
- a CDS encoding DUF881 domain-containing protein: MEYTSGVASWRKVIRRAAVGLLPRRSAERRPGWSVGVPLIALAAGLLFTTTATTAGGTSLREDRRPELAQLIENRRDQVTSGQQRAAALRDQVESQTESLGGSDSRVAAQRDRATRSRQAAGFTALTGPGVSVELDDAAQSGDGKLPDDARNDDLVVHQGDVQAVVNALWAGGAEAMTIMGVRVLSISAVRCVGNTLLLHGQVYSPPFKITAIGNPAALQRALAASEGVRLFKDAVTHYHLGYREAVEPTVTVPAYDGPGGLRSAEVPG; this comes from the coding sequence ATGGAGTACACCTCCGGCGTCGCCTCCTGGCGGAAGGTGATCCGCCGCGCCGCCGTGGGCCTGCTGCCCCGGCGGTCGGCCGAGCGCCGCCCCGGGTGGTCGGTGGGCGTACCCCTGATCGCGCTCGCCGCCGGTCTGCTCTTCACCACCACGGCCACCACCGCCGGGGGCACCTCGCTGCGCGAGGACCGGCGCCCCGAGCTGGCACAGCTCATCGAGAACCGCCGCGACCAGGTGACCTCGGGCCAGCAGCGGGCCGCCGCGCTCCGCGACCAGGTGGAGAGCCAGACCGAGTCACTCGGCGGCTCCGACAGCCGGGTGGCGGCCCAACGGGACCGGGCCACGCGCAGCCGGCAGGCGGCCGGGTTCACCGCGTTGACCGGCCCGGGAGTCTCCGTGGAGCTCGACGACGCAGCGCAGTCGGGCGACGGCAAGCTGCCCGACGACGCCCGCAACGACGATCTGGTGGTGCACCAGGGCGACGTACAGGCCGTGGTCAACGCGCTCTGGGCCGGAGGTGCCGAGGCGATGACAATCATGGGCGTCCGTGTCCTCTCCATCAGCGCGGTACGCTGCGTGGGGAACACCCTGCTCCTGCACGGCCAGGTCTACTCACCACCGTTCAAGATCACCGCTATCGGCAATCCCGCCGCACTACAGCGAGCGCTCGCCGCGTCCGAGGGGGTCCGGTTGTTCAAGGACGCGGTAACCCACTACCACCTCGGATATCGCGAGGCAGTGGAGCCCACGGTGACAGTTCCGGCGTACGACGGCCCCGGCGGACTCCGGTCGGCCGAGGTTCCCGGGTGA
- a CDS encoding class E sortase translates to MSPVTGDPNSARNGRHRAPDGDDPTMFIPRLPDADPTDRPTDRAARPPRTEPAEPQGPAPAGRRVRITVDHVLAPPPPPGRPTGAPQPPPAMPDTVGLTTGRSGRYPDTDPAGHPGAGQVGYPSSDPVGRPGAAQVGYPGTDPTGGRGLSGPPEPRPGEHGRPGEHGRAGEQGSAGDQRSGTEGYRPRPYPPVEPEFRDARPSTDRRESTPPATRHDGAADPERWPPGPNTVPDRRKPAPAVRPGAWEPSAAADPGRWEPSSPSGDPGHRAGTVPTSAAAAGWPPPVASVGNARSTPGGTPERRAGAPDQFGDGPASGADKTGRYAAGQADRSSRADSPTALIPAVPAPDPETTAPIPPMPQRNPEVERGAGVERGAGVDSATTALPQHGSGADSVTTAPLPQHASGADSATTALPHVRPATTARREDIESTALIGAIPPRPAGSDDADDPDPDAEQRPRRGERVVQLRPEQTGEGYKSVYSELTRPSIGSRIRTGVRATGEVLITFGLVVLLFAAYEVWGKSTIVNAHQDDLGQQLAQQWDEPDPTVGPTPTTTATPKPTKPVQGKPIAGLYIPKLDKQWVVVEGVTQKDIRYAPGHYPSSALPGQVGNFSVAGHRNRATFWRLDELDDGDAIVVESKEAWFVYHVSQSRIVRPSQVEVVAPVPGKPGAKPSKAMLTLTTCNPKFDNYQRLIVHAELIRTEPKSVGSPRPPELGG, encoded by the coding sequence GTGAGTCCGGTGACCGGCGACCCGAACTCCGCCCGCAACGGTCGGCACCGCGCACCGGACGGCGACGACCCGACCATGTTCATCCCCCGGCTGCCCGACGCAGACCCGACGGACCGCCCGACGGACCGGGCAGCCCGCCCGCCCCGGACGGAGCCGGCCGAGCCGCAGGGTCCGGCGCCGGCTGGCCGTCGTGTGCGGATCACCGTCGACCACGTCCTGGCCCCGCCGCCGCCGCCGGGCCGACCGACCGGGGCGCCCCAGCCGCCGCCGGCCATGCCCGACACCGTCGGCCTGACCACGGGACGCTCCGGCCGCTACCCGGACACCGACCCGGCCGGGCACCCGGGCGCCGGCCAGGTCGGCTACCCGAGCAGCGATCCGGTCGGCCGCCCAGGTGCCGCCCAGGTCGGCTACCCGGGCACCGACCCGACCGGGGGACGTGGCCTGTCCGGCCCACCGGAGCCACGCCCGGGCGAGCACGGCCGCCCAGGTGAGCACGGCCGCGCAGGCGAACAGGGCAGCGCAGGCGATCAGCGCAGCGGGACCGAGGGCTACCGGCCGCGGCCGTACCCGCCGGTCGAGCCCGAGTTCCGGGACGCCCGCCCCTCGACGGACCGCCGGGAGTCGACGCCGCCCGCCACCCGGCACGACGGGGCCGCCGATCCCGAACGCTGGCCGCCTGGCCCGAACACCGTTCCGGACCGCCGGAAGCCGGCGCCGGCGGTCCGGCCGGGTGCCTGGGAGCCCTCGGCTGCCGCCGACCCCGGCCGCTGGGAGCCGTCGTCCCCGTCGGGCGACCCCGGCCACCGGGCCGGGACTGTCCCGACCTCCGCCGCCGCGGCCGGCTGGCCGCCGCCGGTGGCCTCCGTCGGCAACGCCCGATCGACCCCCGGCGGTACGCCCGAGCGCCGTGCCGGCGCACCCGACCAGTTCGGCGACGGCCCGGCGAGCGGCGCCGACAAGACCGGCCGGTACGCCGCCGGGCAGGCCGACCGCAGCAGTCGGGCCGACAGCCCGACCGCGCTCATCCCGGCCGTCCCGGCACCGGACCCGGAGACCACCGCACCGATCCCCCCGATGCCGCAACGCAACCCGGAAGTCGAACGCGGGGCGGGAGTCGAACGCGGGGCGGGGGTCGACAGTGCCACCACTGCCCTGCCGCAGCACGGTTCCGGAGCTGACAGCGTCACCACCGCCCCGCTGCCGCAGCACGCCTCTGGAGCCGACAGCGCCACGACCGCCCTGCCGCACGTCCGGCCGGCGACCACGGCCCGCCGGGAGGATATCGAGTCCACCGCGCTGATCGGCGCGATCCCGCCCCGCCCGGCCGGCAGCGACGACGCGGACGACCCGGACCCGGACGCCGAGCAGCGGCCCCGACGCGGTGAACGGGTCGTCCAGCTCCGGCCGGAGCAGACCGGCGAGGGTTACAAGAGCGTCTACTCCGAGCTGACCCGGCCGTCGATCGGCTCCCGGATCCGCACCGGCGTCCGGGCCACCGGCGAGGTGCTGATCACCTTCGGCCTGGTCGTCCTGCTCTTCGCCGCCTACGAGGTCTGGGGCAAGTCGACGATCGTCAACGCGCACCAGGACGACCTGGGGCAGCAGCTCGCCCAGCAGTGGGACGAACCCGACCCGACGGTCGGCCCCACCCCCACCACCACCGCCACGCCGAAGCCGACCAAGCCGGTGCAGGGCAAGCCGATCGCCGGGCTCTACATCCCGAAGCTGGATAAGCAGTGGGTGGTCGTCGAGGGCGTCACCCAGAAGGACATCCGGTACGCCCCCGGCCACTACCCGAGCAGCGCGCTGCCCGGCCAGGTCGGCAACTTCTCGGTCGCCGGCCACCGGAACCGGGCCACCTTCTGGCGGCTGGACGAACTCGACGACGGCGACGCGATCGTGGTCGAGTCCAAGGAAGCCTGGTTCGTCTACCACGTGTCGCAGAGCAGGATCGTCCGGCCGTCCCAGGTCGAGGTGGTCGCGCCGGTTCCGGGCAAGCCGGGTGCGAAGCCGTCGAAGGCGATGCTGACCCTGACGACCTGCAACCCGAAGTTCGACAACTACCAGCGGTTGATCGTGCACGCCGAGCTGATCCGTACCGAGCCGAAGAGTGTGGGCTCGCCCCGACCGCCCGAGCTGGGTGGCTGA
- the pknB gene encoding Stk1 family PASTA domain-containing Ser/Thr kinase, whose amino-acid sequence MTAQARLLGGRYQVGELLGYGGMAEVHRGRDLRLGRDVAIKMLRTDLARDDTFQMRFRREAQNAASLNHPAIVAVYDTGEEIAPTGETLPFIVMEFVNGRTLKEVLAAEGRLMPRRALEITADVCAALEFSHRHGIIHRDIKPGNVMMTQTGQVKVMDFGIARALASGATTMTQTSAVIGTAQYLSPEQARGEAVDARSDVYAAGCVLFELLCGHPPFVGDSPVSVAYQHVREDPPSPSDLNPDVTPPIDAIVLKALSKNPLNRYQSAAEMRADLLRAAAGRPVMATPVLREDETMAMSHTATTRAIPAGRPMPPARVGDARRRKASAWVIATLSGLGVLAVIALVAALMQNADNNGGNPTTVEVPNVVGSTREAAENTLRQADLTPKLGAADTSEDCEVGQVTAQSQQPNSQVEPKSEVEIRVCAGPGTVEIPANLVGGRFEAVESQLKGLGLTVQRKDVNSGEPKGIVTKVDPAEGREVEPGSSVTVEVSRGNVVEVPRVTGLQEDEARERLEDAGFRVKVVDGEQVPPAEAGEVTGQNPRAGEKRNTGTTVTITVNVPEEDDDPPPNTPTPTPSGPGAGGGILPPLNGGTRAETR is encoded by the coding sequence ACCTCCGGCTAGGCCGCGATGTCGCGATCAAGATGCTTCGTACCGATCTGGCCCGTGACGACACCTTCCAGATGCGTTTCCGGCGGGAGGCGCAGAACGCCGCCTCGCTCAACCATCCGGCGATCGTCGCCGTCTACGACACCGGTGAGGAGATCGCCCCGACCGGCGAGACCCTGCCGTTCATCGTGATGGAATTCGTCAACGGCCGGACCCTCAAGGAGGTGCTCGCCGCCGAGGGGCGGCTGATGCCCCGCCGGGCCCTGGAGATCACCGCCGACGTCTGCGCCGCGCTGGAGTTCAGCCACCGGCACGGCATCATCCACCGGGACATCAAGCCCGGCAACGTGATGATGACCCAGACCGGCCAGGTCAAGGTGATGGACTTCGGCATCGCCCGGGCGCTGGCCAGCGGTGCCACCACGATGACGCAGACCAGCGCGGTGATCGGCACGGCCCAGTACCTCTCCCCGGAGCAGGCCCGGGGCGAGGCGGTGGACGCCCGCTCCGACGTCTACGCCGCCGGCTGCGTACTCTTCGAGTTGCTCTGCGGGCATCCGCCGTTCGTCGGAGACAGCCCGGTCAGCGTCGCCTACCAGCACGTCCGGGAAGATCCGCCGTCGCCGAGCGACCTGAACCCGGACGTCACCCCGCCGATCGACGCGATCGTGCTCAAGGCGCTGTCGAAGAACCCGCTCAACCGCTACCAGAGCGCGGCCGAGATGCGGGCCGACCTGCTCCGCGCGGCGGCCGGCCGGCCGGTGATGGCCACCCCGGTGCTGCGCGAGGACGAGACGATGGCGATGTCGCACACCGCCACCACCCGGGCGATCCCGGCCGGCCGGCCGATGCCGCCGGCCCGGGTCGGCGACGCCCGGCGCCGCAAGGCCTCCGCCTGGGTGATCGCCACCCTCAGCGGCCTCGGCGTGCTCGCCGTGATCGCCCTGGTCGCCGCCCTTATGCAGAACGCCGACAACAACGGCGGCAACCCGACCACCGTCGAGGTGCCGAACGTCGTCGGCAGCACCCGGGAGGCGGCCGAGAACACCCTCCGCCAGGCCGACCTGACCCCCAAACTCGGCGCGGCCGACACCAGCGAGGACTGCGAGGTGGGCCAGGTCACCGCGCAGAGCCAACAGCCGAACTCGCAGGTCGAGCCCAAGTCCGAGGTCGAGATCCGGGTCTGCGCGGGCCCGGGGACCGTGGAGATCCCGGCGAACCTGGTCGGCGGGCGGTTCGAGGCGGTCGAGAGCCAGCTCAAGGGCCTCGGGCTGACCGTGCAGCGCAAGGACGTCAACAGCGGCGAACCCAAGGGCATCGTCACAAAGGTCGACCCGGCCGAGGGCCGGGAGGTCGAGCCGGGCAGCAGCGTGACCGTCGAGGTCTCCAGGGGCAACGTGGTCGAGGTGCCGAGGGTCACCGGACTCCAGGAGGACGAGGCGCGGGAGCGGCTGGAGGACGCCGGCTTCAGGGTGAAGGTCGTCGACGGTGAGCAGGTGCCGCCGGCCGAGGCCGGCGAGGTGACCGGGCAGAACCCCCGCGCCGGGGAGAAGCGGAACACCGGGACCACCGTGACGATCACCGTCAACGTGCCGGAGGAGGACGACGACCCGCCGCCCAACACGCCCACGCCGACACCCTCCGGACCGGGCGCTGGCGGCGGGATCCTTCCGCCGTTGAACGGTGGTACCCGGGCCGAAACCCGCTGA
- a CDS encoding cell division protein CrgA yields the protein MPKSQVRKKKVYTPPTDVRPTSTAATRKPSPVWLPATAVALIVFGIGWLVVFYLSDMEYPVATWRYWNLAIGFGAMVGSLGLLSRWR from the coding sequence GTGCCCAAGTCTCAGGTACGTAAGAAGAAGGTGTACACCCCGCCGACGGACGTCCGTCCCACGTCCACCGCGGCGACCCGCAAGCCTAGCCCGGTCTGGTTGCCGGCCACGGCTGTCGCTCTGATCGTCTTCGGCATCGGCTGGCTGGTGGTCTTCTACCTGTCCGACATGGAGTACCCGGTCGCCACCTGGCGGTACTGGAACCTCGCCATCGGCTTCGGCGCGATGGTCGGTTCGCTGGGCCTGCTCTCCCGCTGGCGTTGA
- a CDS encoding (Fe-S)-binding protein, translating into MGSVQIVTTVLAAGITAVAVWLAVRAVLRMTAVVRLGQPDPTRFGDRGVRARNMLVETLGHTRMLRWSVVGAAHWFVMVAFVVLSLLVLEAYFEVVTPTGGLPLVGHWVGYGLVTELIGVLGVLGIGVLIGIRLRNRPGNPERRSRFTGSTMWQGYFVEAVVLAVLVCGFLIRGFKVATDHFEFPAWATPVSHAVGAVLPAWESGTSVTALVKIAISMTWVIVISLNVTMGVAWHRFAAFPNIFFKRDPGRPASGLGALRPMTSNGKPLDFEEADPESDQFGVAQVEQFSWKGLLDFTTCTECGRCQSQCPAWNTGKPLSPKLLVLSLRDHAYAKAPYLLAGGGKDLAGEEKATEAQLAGVDVLALAEANRPLIGGAEELGVIDPDVLWSCTTCGACVEQCPVDIEHVDHIVDMRRYQVLIESSFPSEAGVMLRNLESKGNPWGAPPNTREDWTKGLDFEVPRVGEVDDFEYLFWVGCAGAFEDRAKKTTRAVATLLHSAGVNFAILGEGETCSGDPARRIGNEFVFQMLAQQNVETLNEAFGDREPAKRKIVATCPHCFNTLGNEYGELGGQFEVVHHTQLLAHLVAEGRLTPVQPVDGGLTYHDPCYLGRHNRVFTPPREVLGAAAADGITEMPRNQERSFCCGAGGARMWMEERIGKRINVDRVEEAMSTGAKTIAVGCPFCSTMLSDGVNGKEAGDQVEVVDVATVLLRSVKPDA; encoded by the coding sequence ATGGGCAGCGTCCAGATCGTCACCACGGTCCTCGCCGCCGGCATCACCGCGGTCGCGGTGTGGCTGGCGGTGCGCGCGGTGCTGCGGATGACCGCGGTGGTCCGGCTCGGCCAGCCCGACCCCACCCGGTTCGGCGACCGGGGCGTACGGGCCCGGAACATGCTGGTCGAGACGCTCGGCCACACCCGGATGCTGCGCTGGAGCGTGGTGGGCGCCGCGCACTGGTTCGTGATGGTCGCCTTCGTGGTCCTGTCGCTGCTGGTCCTGGAGGCGTACTTCGAGGTGGTCACCCCGACCGGCGGGCTGCCGCTGGTCGGACACTGGGTCGGCTACGGCCTGGTCACCGAGCTGATCGGCGTCCTCGGGGTACTCGGCATCGGAGTGCTGATCGGCATCCGGCTGCGCAACCGGCCGGGCAACCCGGAACGCCGGTCCCGGTTCACCGGCTCGACCATGTGGCAGGGCTACTTCGTCGAGGCGGTGGTACTGGCGGTACTGGTCTGCGGGTTCCTGATCCGCGGCTTCAAGGTCGCCACCGACCACTTCGAGTTCCCGGCCTGGGCCACCCCGGTCAGCCACGCCGTCGGCGCGGTGCTGCCGGCCTGGGAGTCGGGGACCAGCGTCACCGCCCTGGTGAAGATCGCGATCTCGATGACCTGGGTCATCGTCATCTCGCTGAACGTCACGATGGGCGTCGCCTGGCACCGGTTCGCCGCCTTCCCCAACATCTTCTTCAAGCGCGACCCCGGCCGGCCCGCCTCCGGACTCGGCGCGCTGCGCCCGATGACCAGCAACGGCAAGCCGCTGGACTTCGAGGAGGCGGATCCGGAGTCCGACCAGTTCGGGGTCGCCCAGGTCGAGCAGTTCAGCTGGAAGGGACTGCTCGACTTCACCACCTGCACCGAGTGCGGGCGCTGCCAGTCGCAGTGCCCGGCCTGGAACACCGGCAAGCCGCTCTCGCCGAAGCTGCTGGTGCTGTCGCTGCGCGACCACGCGTACGCGAAGGCGCCGTACCTGCTGGCCGGGGGTGGCAAGGACCTGGCCGGCGAGGAGAAGGCGACCGAGGCGCAGCTCGCGGGAGTCGACGTACTGGCGCTGGCCGAGGCGAACCGGCCGCTGATCGGGGGCGCCGAGGAACTCGGGGTGATCGACCCGGACGTGCTCTGGTCCTGCACCACCTGCGGCGCCTGCGTCGAGCAGTGCCCGGTCGACATCGAGCACGTCGACCACATCGTCGACATGCGCCGCTACCAGGTGCTCATCGAGTCCAGCTTCCCGTCCGAGGCCGGCGTGATGCTGCGCAACCTGGAGAGCAAGGGCAACCCGTGGGGTGCCCCGCCGAACACCCGGGAGGACTGGACCAAGGGGCTCGACTTCGAGGTGCCCCGGGTCGGCGAGGTCGACGACTTCGAGTACCTCTTCTGGGTCGGTTGCGCCGGGGCGTTCGAGGACCGGGCGAAGAAGACCACCCGGGCGGTGGCCACCCTGCTGCACTCCGCCGGAGTGAACTTCGCCATCCTCGGCGAGGGCGAGACCTGCTCCGGCGACCCCGCCCGGCGGATCGGCAACGAGTTCGTCTTCCAGATGCTCGCCCAGCAGAACGTCGAGACCCTGAACGAGGCGTTCGGCGACCGCGAGCCGGCGAAGCGCAAGATCGTGGCCACCTGCCCGCACTGCTTCAACACCCTCGGCAACGAGTACGGCGAACTCGGTGGGCAGTTCGAGGTCGTGCACCACACCCAGTTGCTGGCCCACCTGGTCGCCGAGGGCCGGCTCACCCCGGTGCAGCCGGTCGACGGCGGGCTCACCTACCACGACCCGTGCTACCTGGGCCGGCACAACCGGGTCTTCACCCCGCCCCGCGAGGTGCTCGGCGCGGCGGCGGCCGACGGGATCACCGAGATGCCGCGTAACCAGGAACGCTCCTTCTGCTGCGGTGCCGGCGGTGCCCGGATGTGGATGGAGGAGCGGATCGGCAAGCGGATCAACGTCGACCGGGTCGAGGAGGCGATGTCGACCGGGGCGAAGACGATCGCGGTCGGCTGCCCGTTCTGCTCGACGATGCTCAGCGACGGGGTCAACGGCAAGGAGGCCGGCGACCAGGTCGAGGTCGTCGACGTCGCCACCGTACTGCTTCGCTCGGTCAAGCCGGACGCCTGA
- a CDS encoding DedA family protein encodes MIDDTTPLAAEPTLSGIAEWATDLMDRLGAPGAGLAVALENLFPPLPSEIILPLAGFAASRGEMSLWSAIFWTTVGSVVGALALYYVGALLGRERTRAIAARLPLVKLADVDRTEAWFLRHGVKTVLLGRMIPIFRSLISIPAGIERMRLGTFLLCTAVGSLIWNTVFVLAGYLLGENWHLVEEYASVFQKIVIVVVAVAVGWFVVARLSRRERPRSRHRM; translated from the coding sequence ATGATCGATGATACGACTCCGCTGGCCGCCGAACCGACCCTGTCCGGGATCGCCGAGTGGGCGACCGACCTGATGGACCGGCTCGGTGCCCCCGGAGCCGGCCTGGCGGTGGCTCTGGAGAACCTCTTCCCGCCGCTGCCCAGCGAGATCATCCTGCCGTTGGCCGGCTTCGCCGCCAGCCGGGGAGAGATGAGTCTCTGGTCGGCGATCTTCTGGACCACCGTCGGTTCCGTGGTCGGCGCGCTGGCGCTCTACTACGTCGGCGCGCTGCTCGGTCGGGAGCGGACCCGGGCGATCGCCGCCCGGCTCCCGCTGGTCAAGCTCGCCGACGTGGACCGCACCGAGGCGTGGTTCCTCCGGCACGGGGTCAAGACGGTCCTCCTCGGCCGGATGATCCCGATCTTCCGGAGCCTGATCTCCATCCCGGCCGGCATCGAGCGGATGCGGCTGGGCACCTTCCTGCTCTGCACCGCCGTCGGCAGCCTGATCTGGAACACCGTCTTCGTGCTCGCCGGCTATCTGCTCGGCGAGAACTGGCACCTGGTCGAGGAGTACGCCAGCGTCTTCCAGAAGATCGTGATCGTGGTCGTGGCGGTCGCGGTCGGCTGGTTCGTCGTCGCCCGGCTGTCCCGGCGCGAGCGCCCGCGGAGCCGCCACCGCATGTGA
- a CDS encoding response regulator transcription factor → MRVMLAEDSTLLREGLVRLLAEEGHQVTAAVGNAGALVAAVAADPPEAVVVDVRMPPTHTDEGLRAALEIRRRWPAVGVLVLSQYVEKRYAVELLTSSSGGVGYLLKDRVAQVGEFLDALARVGEGGAAFDPEVVRQLLARTSHTDPLARLTARERAVLDLMAQGHTNAAIAGQLHVSQSAVEKHVNAVFDKLNLAHVTGYSRRVLAVLRYLGG, encoded by the coding sequence GTGCGGGTGATGCTGGCCGAGGACTCGACCCTGCTGCGGGAGGGGCTGGTCCGGCTGCTGGCCGAGGAGGGGCACCAGGTCACCGCCGCCGTCGGGAACGCGGGCGCCCTGGTCGCGGCCGTCGCGGCGGACCCGCCGGAGGCGGTGGTGGTGGACGTACGGATGCCGCCGACGCACACCGACGAGGGGCTGCGCGCCGCACTGGAGATCCGTCGCCGCTGGCCCGCCGTCGGGGTCCTGGTCCTCTCCCAGTACGTCGAGAAGCGTTACGCCGTCGAGTTGCTGACCAGCTCCAGCGGCGGGGTCGGCTACCTGCTGAAGGACCGGGTGGCCCAGGTCGGCGAGTTCCTCGACGCGCTGGCCCGGGTCGGCGAGGGCGGCGCCGCCTTCGACCCGGAGGTGGTACGCCAACTGCTGGCCCGGACCAGCCACACCGACCCGCTCGCCCGGCTGACCGCACGCGAGCGGGCGGTGCTGGACCTGATGGCGCAGGGGCACACGAACGCCGCCATCGCCGGGCAGTTGCACGTCTCGCAGAGCGCCGTCGAGAAGCACGTGAACGCCGTCTTCGACAAGCTCAACCTGGCCCACGTCACCGGCTACAGCCGGCGGGTACTCGCCGTCCTCCGCTATCTCGGCGGCTGA
- a CDS encoding aminodeoxychorismate/anthranilate synthase component II, which yields MRVLVIDNYDSFVFNLVQYLGQLGADCEVRRNDEIELAEVGRLDVAGVLLSPGPGTPDRAGVCLDVIREYAGELPILGVCLGHQAIGAAFGASVQRAPELLHGKTSEVRHRGVGLLAGLPDPFTATRYHSLAVPRETLPEQIEVTGWTESGVVMAMRHRELPIEGVQFHPESVLTEGGHLMLANWLAGCGLPEALDRAPALAAEVDARRRAAFVTV from the coding sequence ATGCGCGTCCTCGTGATCGACAACTACGACTCGTTCGTCTTCAACCTGGTGCAGTATCTCGGCCAGCTCGGCGCCGACTGCGAGGTACGCCGCAACGACGAGATCGAGCTTGCCGAGGTGGGCCGACTCGACGTCGCCGGGGTGCTGCTGTCACCCGGCCCCGGCACACCGGACCGGGCCGGCGTCTGCCTCGACGTGATCCGCGAGTACGCCGGTGAGCTGCCGATCCTCGGCGTCTGTCTCGGGCACCAGGCCATCGGTGCCGCCTTCGGCGCGAGCGTGCAGCGGGCACCCGAGCTGCTGCACGGCAAGACGTCCGAGGTGCGGCACCGCGGGGTGGGGTTACTGGCCGGGCTGCCGGACCCGTTCACCGCGACCCGGTACCACTCGCTCGCAGTACCCCGGGAAACGCTGCCGGAGCAGATCGAGGTGACCGGCTGGACCGAGTCCGGCGTGGTGATGGCGATGCGGCACCGCGAGCTGCCGATCGAGGGGGTGCAGTTCCACCCGGAGTCGGTGCTGACCGAGGGCGGTCACCTGATGCTCGCCAACTGGCTGGCCGGCTGCGGCCTGCCCGAGGCACTGGACCGGGCTCCGGCGCTCGCCGCCGAGGTCGACGCCCGGCGTCGGGCCGCGTTCGTCACGGTCTGA